Proteins encoded within one genomic window of Streptomyces profundus:
- a CDS encoding regulator yields MSTERPGGPASPQSATPRNPNRQLAALIAEAGFSHAGLARRVDQLGLEHGLDLRYDKTSVTRWLRGQRPRGTTPALIAEVFTRRLGRRLSAQDLGLEACAPVYAGLEFAGSPAEAVDIVAGLWRKDTGGYAELRKIAFTPAGLVVPSRDWLIGRPDERVARGETLDGGTAHDPPPPTIRVPEQLRGHGPLAPGGRPTARVGRPNRIDRVERGPGQRVTAGDIAALRSVADLFRGLDQSYGGGHARQALVRYLEHELEPILRGGYGEQTGRKLFSAAAELTRLAGWTAYDIAAHGLAQRYFVQALRLAQAAGDRGYGSYVLVSMSRQAVYLGHGREAVQLARVAQQGIASSVAPVVQALLHSAEARGHSLLGEVRSCTAAMARAERALEAARPGEDVPRWARFFDEAQLADEFGHCNRDLKQYRAAARHAERSLQLRPPEYARSRLFCRVVLASARLGLGDVEQACVLAAEAAQQANEMRSARAHEYVQEFERRLEPFRDAAAVRTYREKTSVLR; encoded by the coding sequence ATGTCTACGGAACGACCCGGAGGCCCGGCCTCCCCGCAGTCCGCCACGCCGCGCAACCCGAACCGCCAGCTGGCCGCCCTGATCGCCGAAGCCGGCTTCTCCCACGCGGGGCTGGCCAGACGAGTCGACCAGCTCGGCCTTGAACACGGCCTCGACCTCCGGTACGACAAGACCTCGGTCACCCGCTGGCTACGCGGTCAGCGCCCGCGCGGCACCACCCCGGCGCTGATCGCCGAGGTGTTCACCCGACGGCTCGGCCGACGTCTCTCCGCCCAGGACCTGGGCCTTGAGGCGTGCGCCCCCGTCTACGCGGGTCTGGAGTTCGCCGGCAGCCCGGCCGAGGCGGTGGACATCGTCGCCGGCCTCTGGCGCAAGGACACCGGCGGCTACGCGGAGCTGCGCAAGATCGCGTTCACCCCCGCCGGCCTCGTGGTCCCCAGCCGGGACTGGCTGATCGGCCGCCCCGACGAACGGGTCGCCAGGGGCGAGACCCTCGACGGCGGCACCGCGCACGACCCCCCGCCACCCACCATCCGCGTCCCCGAACAGCTCCGTGGCCACGGCCCGTTGGCCCCCGGCGGCCGGCCGACGGCCAGGGTGGGCCGCCCCAACCGCATCGACCGGGTGGAACGCGGCCCGGGCCAGCGGGTCACCGCGGGGGACATCGCCGCGCTGCGCTCGGTCGCCGACCTCTTCCGCGGCCTCGACCAGTCCTACGGCGGCGGCCACGCCCGTCAGGCGCTGGTGCGCTATCTGGAGCACGAGCTGGAGCCGATACTGCGCGGCGGCTACGGCGAGCAGACCGGCCGAAAACTGTTCTCCGCGGCGGCGGAGTTGACCCGGCTGGCCGGCTGGACGGCCTACGACATCGCCGCCCACGGGCTCGCCCAGCGGTACTTCGTGCAGGCCCTCCGGCTGGCCCAGGCGGCGGGCGACCGCGGCTACGGCAGCTATGTGCTGGTCTCCATGAGTCGGCAGGCGGTCTATCTCGGCCATGGCCGCGAGGCCGTCCAGCTGGCGCGGGTCGCCCAGCAGGGCATCGCCAGCTCGGTCGCGCCCGTGGTGCAGGCGCTGCTGCACTCGGCCGAGGCGCGCGGGCACAGCCTGCTCGGCGAGGTCAGATCCTGCACCGCCGCCATGGCCAGAGCGGAACGGGCCCTGGAGGCGGCGCGACCGGGCGAGGACGTTCCCCGCTGGGCGCGGTTCTTCGACGAGGCGCAGCTGGCCGACGAGTTCGGGCACTGCAACCGCGACCTCAAGCAGTATCGGGCCGCGGCCCGGCACGCCGAACGCTCCCTCCAGCTGCGTCCTCCCGAGTACGCGCGCAGCCGGCTCTTCTGCCGGGTCGTCCTGGCCTCGGCCCGGCTCGGCCTCGGCGACGTCGAACAGGCCTGCGTGCTGGCCGCCGAGGCGGCCCAACAGGCCAACGAGATGCGCTCCGCCCGCGCCCACGAGTACGTACAGGAGTTCGAACGCCGCCTGGAGCCCTTCCGCGACGCCGCAGCGGTCCGCACCTACCGCGAGAAGACGTCGGTCCTCCGCTAG